TCATTTCGTGTTCTTTCTAGGACTTTTACCGATTTCTTTGCCTTGCAATTTCATCAATAAAATCTTGCTCAATTTTATTTTCCTCGTGAATCACTTCTACTTCTTTTCGCTCTTTCAGCTTCTCCAGAGCCTTCCTGTTTTTTGCCGCTTCTAAAAGTTGCTGCCGTTTTGTCTCTACATCCTCTTCCAGAACTGCAATAGTTTCATGCTTGTCAGTAACCGCCTGATGAAGCGTTTCAAGATAAGTCTGATTACTTCTAAACTGACTCACTTCGGCTTTTTTTACAGTGTTCATGCTCCGGGTAAAACCATCTCTTTTGTTTTCTAATTGATCCAGTTCTTCGTTTTCAATTTGCAGATTTTGTTTTGCTTCTGCGAAATCCTTTTGTCGGTTCTTTTCGATCAGCGCCCGCACTTCTAAAACTTTTTGCAAGCGAAATTTCTTTTTTGCGTTCAATTTTCATTATCCAACTCAGGCGTCATTTCAAGCTTTGACTACTGCAAGTAGTTTTATTTGAGAGAACATTGAGTGCAAAGCTAGTTTCGCAATGCTGAAGCATTGCACTCCTGTTCTTAGCAGCGCATCGGCAGAGTGTACGCTCGGCATGACACTTGTGGGAGTAATGACAATCATTCTAATACACTCATATTCTCAGCTGCGACAGTACTTTTAGAATTTGCCAAAAGCTCTTCCATTTTTTTCACAGACTCTTCCAGGGTTGTGTTTTCGAACATGTCCTGTTTTTTGAAATCCACAATCTTATCAATCATCGAAATCGCGTAGTCAATCCGGGGGTTGCTGCCTTTCACGTAAGCCCCAATATTGATCAGATCTTCCGCCTCCTCATAAGTCGCCAGGATCTCCCTCACCTTATTCACATTCGCCAAATGCCTTTTTGAAATCACATCAATCATCACCCGACTAATGCTTTGCAGCACATCAACGGCCGGGTACTGACCTGCGGCTGCCAGCTTTCGGGACAGGACGACATGCCCATCCAGAATTGAGCGGACGGTATCTGCAACCGGGTCATTCATGTCGTCACCCTCAACCAGAACCGTGTACAAACCGGTAATGCTGCCTTTTCTGAAATTTCCGGCTCGTTCGAGGAGCCGTGGCAAAAAAGCAAAAACAGAGGGAGTGTATCCTTTGGTAGTTGGCGGTTCACCGATTGCCAGGCCGATTTCTCTCTGCGCCATTGCCACCCGGGTGACCGAATCCATCATGAGCATGACGTTCAGTCCGAGGTTTGCAAAGTACTCAGCGATGGCCGTGGCCACCAGCGCGCCTTTAACCCGCAACAGCGCCGCCTGGTCCGAAGTCACTGCCACTACTACCGATCGTTTCAGACCTTCCTCGCCAAGATCTCTTTCGATAAAATCGCGAAGTTCCCGCCCTCGCTCGCCGATTAAGGCAATCACGTTGACATCGGCGCTTGAGTTGCGGGCAATCATGCCCATCATGATGCTTTTCCCGACGCCGCTGCCAGCAAAAATCCCAACTCTCTGGCCTAAACCAAAAGTCAATAAACTGTCGATGACCTGCACACCCGTTGAAATAGTTTCATCGATTCGTTCCCGCTGCAAAGGGTTTGGCGGCGGGTTGTGCACAGGTTGTAAAACCCTGGTGTTAATTGCACCTTTGCCGTCGATGGGATTGCCCGTACCGTCGAGAACTCTCCCTAAAATTTCGGGGCCGACTGCTACTGAATAGGGTTCATTGGAAACAGAGACGTAACTTCCGGGATGAAGGCCGACGGTTTCTTCATGGGGCATTAGCAAAACATTTTTGTCTCTAAAACCAACCACTTCGGCAGATATGTTTTTACCGTCCCGCGTTGTAACACGACACATTTCGCCAACAGAAGCAACCGGACCCGCTGATTCGATGACCAGCCCGGTAATCTTCACCACTCGGCCCATTATTTTGTAAGGCCTCATGCTTTCTAATTTATCAAAGTATTTGTCAAAACGGGTCGCTATCTGCATGGTTATTTATTCAATAAAAAAGCTTTTGATTTCCTTAAATTGTGATTCAATTCTCGCGTCTAAAACCCCATAATCGGATTCCATTAAACAGTCACTCATGTTTAGGGTCGGATCTTCTACAATCGAAATTTCTACCGGTTTTTTAATTTTTTTTAAAATTTCTGATTTATATTTCTCCACAACTTCGCCTGTTTCTCTGCGAACACGGAGGGTATATTTAGTGGAATCAGAAAACAGCTTCAGGCTTTCTGCAACAACCTGTTGAATTTTGTCCTTGTCTAAGTTAAGCGTTGAAAATTCCGTACTGCCGATAATTTTTTCCACAACTTTCAGGGCAAATGAAAGCACAAACTGTTCAGAATTTTCAATCAGATCCTCCTGCCGGCTTCTAATCGATTCTGTTAAACCCGCGAACTGTTCAATCTCTTTTTGAATTAAACCGACGCCCTGCTGGTAACCGGCTTTCTGGCCTGCTTGTAAACCGTCCTGATAACTGCTTTCTCTGGTGGTCTTTAGTTTGCTTTTCAAGGTCTCTAATTGTTTAAGATAATCCTCAGGCGCAGTATAAGAATCTGCATCTACTTTTGTTTGCATTCCAACAACAGCACTGTTGTCCAAAGTTGGAACTTCATGGTTTTTGATGCCTGCCTTTATCTGTCGTGATTTAATTAACATAACTACTCAACATACTCGTCTTGATCCGCCTGATTCAAAACAATTTCACCGCGATTTTCCATCTCTCTGACATTTTCGACAATGTTGACCTGCGCTTCCTCTACTTCACGGAGACGCACTGGACCAAGATATTCAATTTCTTCCGCCAAAGATTCTGCGGCTTGCTGCGACATGTTATTGAATATCATTTCTTTCAAGTCATCTGAGACCACTTTTAAAGCCATGGCAAGGGACTTGGAATTAACGCTTTTGAGTATCTTCTGAATATCTTTATCCCGCAAGGTAGCTACATCTTCGAATACAAACATGAGATTCTTAATTTCTGTCGCCAGCTCCGGATCTTTTTGAATGAGTGTTTCCAAAATGTTGGTATCAACCCCGCGGCTTGCAGAGTTTAAAATCTCGGCCAATGCTTTCGCGCCGCCGCTTGCGCTCATCCGCGAACCGAAAGTTCCGCCCATTTGAGTCGTTAAAGCTTCCTCAATTTCCTGAAGCAGTTCGGGAGAAGTTTTACCCATGGTGGCAAGGCGGTAAGCGACCTCGCCCTGTAATTCTGTCGGCAGCTCGCTGATAATTCCCGCAGCTTGACCGTATTTCATATTTGCCAGAATCAAGGCAATGGTCTGCGGATGTTCTTTTTGTAAATAGTTTAGGAGCTCACCGGGATTTATCGACTGCAGCAATCTAAAACCGGTCACCTCTGTAGCAGACCTGACTTTTTTAATCAGCTTTTTAGCTCTTTCCAAACCATATGCGTTTTCGAGCATATCTTGAGCATAAGTCAAACCACCCTTGGTGACATACTTGTCCGCCAGCATCATTTCATAGTAATCCATGACTATCTGGCTGACGATTTCGGACGGCAGATTCTTTAGCTTAGCTATCTCAATTGTCACTCTCTCGACTTCATCTTCTGGAAGCAGCTTTAGCAGCGGTACCGATTTCTCCACGCCGATAGCAACGAGAAATACCGCGACTTTTTGAGGTCCTGTCAACTTTTTAGTGTCAAATTGCTGCATAGTAATTATTCTTCATCCCCATAAAGCCAATATTGTAAGATGCTTGCCGCCCTTCCTGGTTCCTTCTGAGCAAACTCGGTAACATCGTTGGTAATTTTTTCTTGCAGCTTTAATCTCTCTTTGGCCTCGTAAGATAATTTCTCATCGTAAAAATCCTCCGCCTCCTCTTCAGTCAGCATTCGCTGTTTTTTTTCAGACTCTAAACTGCTCAGAAGCTGGCTGCGCTGTTTTTTCATGTAATCGTCAAGTCCGAGCTTCTTAAAGAAGGAGCGCAGCATAAAAAGCAAAAGGACAGCTCCCAGTCCCATCAACCCGTTTTCTATAAGTTTATTGCGGTTCGCTTTTTGCTCAATCGACTCCAGTATCTCCTTTTCACGATTAACCGTTGTCCGATCAAAAGTCAGCTGGTTGACCACAATCTGATCATTTCGCTCAGCATTGAAACCGACCGCACTCTTGACTATTTCAGTAATCTTTTGAATTTCCTCAGCGGGACGAGGCGCATTAATTTCATTTCCGTCTTGATCAACTTGATCCACGCCATTTACAAATACAGCAATAGAGAGATGCTTTATATCCCCGATACTGCCTTCGTAATGCTCCGTAATCTTATTAAGCTCGTAGTTTGTAATCGAATTTTCGCGCTGGTAATGAGTTGTGTCGGTACTGCTCGAACGTTCTTCATTTCTCTCTTCGCTGAGCACAGCCGAATTTTCCGGATCCACTTTTTCTATAGTTCGTCTGATCTTCTCGAAGCCCAACGTAGCAGAAATCCGGATAATCGAGTTGTTCGCTCCAAGGACTTTATCCAACATTGACTGCGCTTTCTTGCTTAAATATTTCTCAACTTTTTGTTGAAGCTCATACTGACCTCGGCTCAGGCCAATCTCATCATCTTGGGATTCATTGTTGGTAAGGACATTGCCAAACGTATCAATGATAATGATGTTTTCCGATTTGAGACCTTCAACGCTGCCGGCGACCAGTTGCTGAATTCCCAAAACCTGCTGTCGCTCTAAAGCAGACCGCGATCTTAATTTAAGAATAACAGATGCGGTTACTTTCCTTTCCTCATCTTCAAATAAAACTCGTTCCGGGATCACTAAGTGAACCCGGCTTTGCGTCACTGCCTCGATTTGATTTATTGTATTTGACAGTTCGCCTTCAAGGGCTCGTTTTAGGTTTACTTTTTGCATGAAATCAGTGAGGCCCAAATTGTTCTTATCGAACAGCTCATAACCGACCGCGCCGCTGCTGATCATGTTTTTTCCGGCATATTTTATGCGCAGCTCGTAAACATCTTTTTTCGGAACCAGAACGGTTGTGCCGCCATCTTTCAATTCGTAGGGAATACCGTTGCCTTTTAAATCATCAAGAATCCGGGAGACGTCTGAAGCAGCCAAATTTGAGTACAACAGTCCGTACTCCGGCCGGTTGGCCCAGGCCAAAATAAGAAACATACAAATGACGGCAATCGCAGTGATAGCCGCAAAACCAATCTTTTGACTCGGCGTCAACTGGCTTAATATTTGTTTGATTTTTTGAATGATCGCACTATTCAATGAGTTTTCCTAAATTAGTTTAAACCGGCATCCGGTTAATTTCCTGGTAAGCCTCAAGAAGTTTGTTGCGCATTTCCATCATAAATTGAAAGCTGAGCTGGGCTTCCTGGCCCGCTGCCATGACTTCGTGGAGGTCTATATTTTTACCGGCGATAAAATCCTTTGTTGACTGCCCCGAAGCCTTTTGAAGTTCGTCAACTTGATTTATCATCGCCTTTAGAGTGTCTGCGAATTTAGGCGATTCGTTCTTTTTAAGCGGCTGACTATTTTGCTTCGCTATTTGACTTATCTGTTGTAAAACATCAATTTTTGGCATCTTTTCTGACCTTAAAATTAAACCTTAATATCAATAATTTGCCCCAATGGAGCGGTTTCTTTAGCTGCTTTTTTGTCCGGTTGATAAAACTTCAACATTGCCGCTTTTGCTTTTTCAACCGGGTCCGACAATGCCGCCTGATTCGTCTGTTTTAACTTCAGATGGCCGGCAGCTGGTGCTCTTCTACCACTTGTAAAAATCTGCTGCAAAGGCGACGGTTCGACTTTGCGGCTTTTTTGAACCGGTTTTGTTTTGCCCGCCGGTTCAGTCGGCTGAGTAAGTGTTGGAAATTGAACCGGTTTAATCTCAGCCATTATTCAGATCGTTAAATCTCCAGCGAACGCTTGGCCAAATTCTTTGTCGAATTCATCACCGTGATATTTGCTTCATAAGCTCGGCTCGCGGAAATCAGCTCCAACATTTCGTTTACCACATTGATTTCCGGGTAAGATACAAACCCTTCCTCATCGGCGTCAGGATGATTCGGTTCATAAATTTTTTTAAACTCGTCTATTTCTAACATTTCGGTTTTAATCCGGCTTCTGCCGTTCGGAGCAACTCCGGAGGCAGTGTAACCGGATTTGCTGATATGGTGTGCGCTGGAAGTCTGCAATTTCAATCTGGCCCTGTCAAAGGCTCTGGAAAAATGGACCGGCTGAGAAATCGCTTTTCTTGACAGAACTTTCCGTTTGTAAGGCGTGCCGTCCAATGTGCGTGTTGTGTTCGCGTTGGCAATATTTTCAGCGGTTGCTGAAAGCTGCCTTTTTTCAGCGCTCAGTCCTGCAGCGCTGATATTAAATGTTGAAAAAAAACCTCTAATTCCCATTTTTTACTCCTATCTCGAATGACCCCGAATAGCCGAACGAATCGATTCGTAAGCGCCACTCAATTTTCTTGTTGCAAACTCGAAGCGGATCTGGTTCTTGGCCAATTCCGCCATTTCCTGCTCCATGTTTACAATTTCATTTTGAGTTGAAATTTTTGGCTGGATATCCAGAACATCGCCGCCAATGGTCATGTGCCGGGAATCACTTTTCAAACCAACCGGTGCCTTCCTATACAGGGCCCGCTGCAACTCTTTTTCAAAATCCACTTTGTAAGGACGGTACCCTTTGGTTTCAACATTCGCGATATTTTCGGCGATTGCATTGTTTCTTGCCGAATACGCGCCAAGACTTTTTTTTAATAATGGCACCACAGCCATCTTACTTAAAGGATTGAATTCCATGGCAAACTCCTATCTTGTCGCGCTAGGTTAGGCAAGTAATATGCCAAATGTTAAAAATTTGAAAAGTAGAGTTTTAACTAAGAATCAAATTTTTCTAATTCTATATTTATTTAGGGTTTAGGACAAACTGAGATTGTTTAAAAGAAATCCAGGTGAGTACCAATTAATTCGTTGACATACAAATAGGAGTAGTAAAAACTTCGGGTGGTGTGGTAGTTTTTTCTAGAAGACAAATGACAACTTCTGACAGGAGCTTTGCTAAACCTTTGGGTTTAGTGAAGTTCCTTTAGCGTCTCGTTCTGTCTCAAATGCGGCAATCGGCTATCTGGAGCCATTCCTGCGGCAAGGAAAGATTGGAATGAAGTTAAGGAGAAAAAAAATGACCAGCTCGAAGAAAATAGATTTTTGGAGAGAGTTACTCAGAGTCACTTTCAAGTTCTAACCCGTACTGCAGAATCTTGGTCCTGAGTGTTTTGAGCGTAATGCCAAGAATTTCAGCGGTTTT
The sequence above is drawn from the candidate division KSB1 bacterium genome and encodes:
- the fliJ gene encoding flagellar export protein FliJ, with translation MNAKKKFRLQKVLEVRALIEKNRQKDFAEAKQNLQIENEELDQLENKRDGFTRSMNTVKKAEVSQFRSNQTYLETLHQAVTDKHETIAVLEEDVETKRQQLLEAAKNRKALEKLKERKEVEVIHEENKIEQDFIDEIARQRNR
- the fliI gene encoding flagellar protein export ATPase FliI produces the protein MQIATRFDKYFDKLESMRPYKIMGRVVKITGLVIESAGPVASVGEMCRVTTRDGKNISAEVVGFRDKNVLLMPHEETVGLHPGSYVSVSNEPYSVAVGPEILGRVLDGTGNPIDGKGAINTRVLQPVHNPPPNPLQRERIDETISTGVQVIDSLLTFGLGQRVGIFAGSGVGKSIMMGMIARNSSADVNVIALIGERGRELRDFIERDLGEEGLKRSVVVAVTSDQAALLRVKGALVATAIAEYFANLGLNVMLMMDSVTRVAMAQREIGLAIGEPPTTKGYTPSVFAFLPRLLERAGNFRKGSITGLYTVLVEGDDMNDPVADTVRSILDGHVVLSRKLAAAGQYPAVDVLQSISRVMIDVISKRHLANVNKVREILATYEEAEDLINIGAYVKGSNPRIDYAISMIDKIVDFKKQDMFENTTLEESVKKMEELLANSKSTVAAENMSVLE
- the fliG gene encoding flagellar motor switch protein FliG is translated as MQQFDTKKLTGPQKVAVFLVAIGVEKSVPLLKLLPEDEVERVTIEIAKLKNLPSEIVSQIVMDYYEMMLADKYVTKGGLTYAQDMLENAYGLERAKKLIKKVRSATEVTGFRLLQSINPGELLNYLQKEHPQTIALILANMKYGQAAGIISELPTELQGEVAYRLATMGKTSPELLQEIEEALTTQMGGTFGSRMSASGGAKALAEILNSASRGVDTNILETLIQKDPELATEIKNLMFVFEDVATLRDKDIQKILKSVNSKSLAMALKVVSDDLKEMIFNNMSQQAAESLAEEIEYLGPVRLREVEEAQVNIVENVREMENRGEIVLNQADQDEYVE
- the fliF gene encoding flagellar M-ring protein FliF, with product MNSAIIQKIKQILSQLTPSQKIGFAAITAIAVICMFLILAWANRPEYGLLYSNLAASDVSRILDDLKGNGIPYELKDGGTTVLVPKKDVYELRIKYAGKNMISSGAVGYELFDKNNLGLTDFMQKVNLKRALEGELSNTINQIEAVTQSRVHLVIPERVLFEDEERKVTASVILKLRSRSALERQQVLGIQQLVAGSVEGLKSENIIIIDTFGNVLTNNESQDDEIGLSRGQYELQQKVEKYLSKKAQSMLDKVLGANNSIIRISATLGFEKIRRTIEKVDPENSAVLSEERNEERSSSTDTTHYQRENSITNYELNKITEHYEGSIGDIKHLSIAVFVNGVDQVDQDGNEINAPRPAEEIQKITEIVKSAVGFNAERNDQIVVNQLTFDRTTVNREKEILESIEQKANRNKLIENGLMGLGAVLLLFMLRSFFKKLGLDDYMKKQRSQLLSSLESEKKQRMLTEEEAEDFYDEKLSYEAKERLKLQEKITNDVTEFAQKEPGRAASILQYWLYGDEE
- the fliE gene encoding flagellar hook-basal body complex protein FliE, coding for MPKIDVLQQISQIAKQNSQPLKKNESPKFADTLKAMINQVDELQKASGQSTKDFIAGKNIDLHEVMAAGQEAQLSFQFMMEMRNKLLEAYQEINRMPV
- the flgC gene encoding flagellar basal body rod protein FlgC encodes the protein MGIRGFFSTFNISAAGLSAEKRQLSATAENIANANTTRTLDGTPYKRKVLSRKAISQPVHFSRAFDRARLKLQTSSAHHISKSGYTASGVAPNGRSRIKTEMLEIDEFKKIYEPNHPDADEEGFVSYPEINVVNEMLELISASRAYEANITVMNSTKNLAKRSLEI
- the flgB gene encoding flagellar basal body rod protein FlgB, producing the protein MEFNPLSKMAVVPLLKKSLGAYSARNNAIAENIANVETKGYRPYKVDFEKELQRALYRKAPVGLKSDSRHMTIGGDVLDIQPKISTQNEIVNMEQEMAELAKNQIRFEFATRKLSGAYESIRSAIRGHSR